One Mycolicibacterium rufum genomic window, CGTGGCCGTCACCCGCGGGGTCGGGCACGTCGGTGTAGACCAACCCCGCAGGGCCTGACAGCTCCTGCGCGACAAGCGCTTTCATCGCGTCAGCCGAGGCTGAACGTGGCGCGCTCGGCTGCCGACAGGTCGGTGATCTCGCCCCACTTGCCGGCGACGTCGTCGACCGAAGGCACCTCGGTGAACGTCACGCCGCTGTTCTGGAACAGTGCCACCCGCTGCACCTTGCCGCCGCCGACGATGAACACCGACGCGGTCTCGGGCACCTCTTCGGTGCACAGGTACGCCACCACGGGTGCCACGTACTCCGGGGTCAGCTTCTCGAACACCTCGGGCGGCAGGATGTCCTGCGTCATCCGGGTGGCCGCGATCGGGGCGATCGCGTTGGCCTTGATGTTGTACTTCGCGCCCTCCTGGGCCAGCGTGTTGATCAGGCCGACCAGGCCGAGCTTGGCGGCGCCGTAGTTGGCCTGACCGAAGTTGCCGAACAGTCCGCTGGTGGAGGTGGCGACGACGACGCGGCCGAAACCGTTCTCCCGGAAGTGCGGCCACGCCGCGCGGATCACGTTGTACCCGCCGTAGAGGTGCACCTTGAGCACGGCGTCCCAGTTGCCGAACTCCATCTTGTGGAACGTGCCGTCGCGCAGGATGCCCGCGTTGCTCACCACACCGTCGACCTTGCCGAACTCGTCGACGGCGGTCTTGGTGATGTTCGCGGCGCCCTCGGGCTCGGCGACGGAGTCGTAGTTCGCGACGGCGCGACCGCCGGCGTCCTTGATCTCCTTGACCACCTCGTCGGCCATGTTGTGGCCGGCGCCGGTGCCGTCGCGTGCCCCGCCGAGGTCGTTGACGACCACGCTGGCGCCTTCGCGGGCGAGCGTCATCGCGTATTCGCGTCCGAGGCCGCCTCCGGCGCCGGTGACGACGATGACCCGATCCTGCACTCCTGGCATGAGGTTCCCTTTCAGCTGTGTCTTCCCTCGGGCGCTTCGCGCTGCTCCCTAGAAAAGCCGTCTGGCGAGCTTCCAAGCCTTCTCTGTATACGGGGGATAGATGAAGGCGCCGACGTCGGGTCGGGTTGGCTTGGTCATCACGGTCTTGCGGTGGCTGAACTCCTCGAAGCCGTACTTGCCGTGATAGGCGCCCATGCCCGAGGGGCCGACGCCACCGAAGGGCAGCTTGTGGGTGGCGAAGTGGAACAGCAGATGGTTGATCACCATGCCGCCGGCGGCGACCTCCTTGATCACCCGCTCCCGCACCGCCTTGGTCTTGGTGAACAGGTAGGCCGCCAGCGGTTTGGGCCGCGAGTTCACGAAAGTGATTGCCTCGTCCAGGGATCCGACGGTGACGACGGGCAGGATCGGTCCGAAGAT contains:
- a CDS encoding SDR family oxidoreductase, whose translation is MPGVQDRVIVVTGAGGGLGREYAMTLAREGASVVVNDLGGARDGTGAGHNMADEVVKEIKDAGGRAVANYDSVAEPEGAANITKTAVDEFGKVDGVVSNAGILRDGTFHKMEFGNWDAVLKVHLYGGYNVIRAAWPHFRENGFGRVVVATSTSGLFGNFGQANYGAAKLGLVGLINTLAQEGAKYNIKANAIAPIAATRMTQDILPPEVFEKLTPEYVAPVVAYLCTEEVPETASVFIVGGGKVQRVALFQNSGVTFTEVPSVDDVAGKWGEITDLSAAERATFSLG